One genomic segment of Tubulanus polymorphus chromosome 4, tnTubPoly1.2, whole genome shotgun sequence includes these proteins:
- the LOC141903303 gene encoding tether containing UBX domain for GLUT4-like, whose translation MMSSVQVLCPNGRRQTVKVTPNTTLLQVLEEVCKKQGFLPSEEYELKHGRTVVDVTLHFRFSNITNNAKLELVKSAKPRSETAVTIGLQLESGERLQHRFNPSTSLWTILNHHDKHRLPAAAAPAAAAAPASQSQSMHPVCTYMREEVIGEDALKRTSLKQLGLTGGNAVIRLMYRTIDDETLAKISQKLDDIASKQERIERTAIKTCKSDLSTTRASTSGTSTSTTKTSTSTSGTSTSPSGTSSSTTKTSTSTSGTNTSPSGTSTSTNETSTSTSGTNTSTSGTSTSTNETSTVSTVSNMDTDSSSRSIEPMDTSCSDLSSASVTSQIQSNTVSRQTNPALEELANIPGLQVFTPGAPVILSTEEQKIVNDLCQQIKPHIQPSRSQSAPQPAPQVAPFKFPKSTKGKELYNDKNSVSDCDMQPCDRETIVFSLDEQIDRSQTDDDCNDDLPDEFFEVTQDDLRIMMRDLKAKLNEENEQPLLTKSMKLALKEAKMSRYKKTVIRIQFPDRMVLQGMFRSHESVYAVEKFVKENLQDKKMSFYLYTTPPRCLLKDKSETLVEADLVPASIVHFGTENKVGPFLSHTALQSITSQQQAGNIASKSMPGHHECSTLSVSKRSLSSSTDKPQSSAGSSSVSTSSSDGATKKLPKWLKLGK comes from the exons ATGATGTCAAGTGTACAGGTTTTATGTCCAAACGGTCGACGTCAAACTGTAAAAGTTACTCCTAATACAACATTACTGCAG GTTTTAGAGGAGGTTTGTAAAAAACAAGGTTTCCTACCTTCGGAAGAATATGAACTAAA ACACGGTCGCACCGTCGTAGACGTCACTTTACACTTTCGATTCTCAAATATAACGAATAATGCCAAGTTAGAATTAGTAAAATCAGCAAAGCCGAGATCCGAGACGGCTGTTACTATCGGTTTACAGCTCGAGTCTGGAGAACGATTACAGCATCGGTTTAATCCATCAACATCACTGTGGACAATACTGAATCATCATGATAAACATAGactaccagcagcagcagcaccagcagcagcagcagcaccagcatc tCAATCACAGTCGATGCATCCAGTTTGTACTTACATGAGAGAAGAG GTAATTGGTGAAGATGCTTTGAAACGTACAAGTCTGAAACAGCTTGGTTTGACTGGTGGCAATGCTGTTATCAG attaATGTATCGAACTATCGACGACGAAACTCTGGctaaaatttctcaaaaactCGATGATATTGCGAGTAAACAGGAACGCATCGAGAGAACAGCGATTAAAACTTGTAAATCTGACTTATCAACCACAAGAGCGTCAACCAGTGGAACTAGTACATCAACCACTAAAACAAGTACATCGACCAGTGGAACTAGTACATCACCCAGTGGAACTAGTTCATCAACCACTAAAACAAGTACATCAACCAGTGGAACTAATACATCACCCAGTGGAACTAGTACATCAACCAATGAAACTAGTACATCAACCAGTGGAACTAATACATCGACCAGTGGAACTAGTACATCAACCAATGAAACTAGCACAGTTAGTACTGTGTCTAATATGGATACAGATTCTAGTAGTCGTTCTATTGAACCCATGGATACTAGCTGCAGCGATCTATCATCAGCATCAGTTACGAGTCAAATACAGTCAAACACAGTTTCACGTCAAACAAATCCCGCTCTTGAAGAGTTGGCCAACATTCCAGGACTGCAGGTGTTCACACCCGGTGCACCAGTCATCCTATCGACAGAGGAACAAAAG atcGTTAATGATTTGTGTCAGCAAATAAAACCTCATATTCAACCCTCACGCAGTCAATCCGCCCCTCAACCAGCTCCTCAAGTTGCTCCGTTTAAA TTTCCGAAATCAACAAAAGGAAAAGAGCTTTACAATGATAAAAACAG tgtGTCAGATTGTGATATGCAGCCCTGTGATAGAGAAacaattgtattttcattagatGAACAGATTGACCGCAGTCAAACTG ATGATGATTGTAACGATGATTTACCAGATGAGTTTTTCGAAGTCACTCAGGATGATTTACGAATAATGATGAGAGATTTGAAAGCGAAATT aaatgaagagAATGAGCAGCCGTTATTGACtaaatcaatgaaactggCGCTGAAAGAGGCAAAAATGTCGAGATATAAGAAAACAGTGATTCGAATACAGTTTCCTGATCGAATGGTTTTACAGGGCATGTTTAGATCTCATGAATCTG TTTACGCAGTTGAAAAGTTTGTGAAGGAAAATTTACAAGATAAGAAAATGTCTTTTTATCTTT ATACGACTCCTCCGCGGTGTCTGTTGAAAGATAAGTCAGAAACATTAGTCGAG GCCGATCTTGTCCCTGCATCTATTGTCCATTTTGGAACAGAAAATAAAG tCGGTCCATTTCTGTCTCATACAGCGTTACAGTCAATCACTTCTCAACAACAAGCTGGAAATATTGCTTCAAAAAG TATGCCGGGTCATCATGAATGTTCAACTTTATCAGTTTCAAAACGTTCTCTATCGAGTTCTACTGATAAACCACAATCCTCAGCCGGTTCCTCCAGTGTCAGTACCAGTTCCAGTGACGGGGctacaaaaaaattaccgaaatGGTTAAAATTGG gtaAATGA
- the LOC141904012 gene encoding 2-oxoglutarate and iron-dependent oxygenase domain-containing protein 3-like: MKHHQSSDTAGAGAAVVVPSSTSKRRKKKADTGISGANEETTVTAVDRKNGAAEVKKNGLLSGAVSSMSILRVSVIVIFTISSLIFISNFYTQMKYRDLESIARVGEFFRKKSFSVTCSKDYVDEASKFPGCVPKNCGRFVMDGLVTKEEIKRLANIAKKGLALGGSSGGASIMDLHSGALSKDDKFVDIYKLMKTKKNKPFNEDDLQLYKRIRSKIQFNIAEAFGIPHNKLYLTKPTFFSRMTTKSAKTIHDEYWHVHSDKETYGTFHYTSLLYLTDYDKDFTGGRFIFVDKSKNITIEPKKGRISFFTSGSENLHHVEKLESGTRYAITVAFTCDSSKAIADPVMR, translated from the exons ATGAAGCATCATCAGTCTAGTGATACAGCAGGTGCAGGTGCAGCAGTCGTGGTACCGTCCAGTACCAGTAAACGCCGTAAGAAGAAAGCTGATACAGGTATCAGTGGTGCCAATGAGGAAACTACAGTGACTGCAGTAGATAG AAAAAATGGAGCTGCCGAAGTTAAAAAGAACGGGTTGTTGTCTGGTGCTGTGAGTTCGATGTCAATATTACGAGTGTCTGTTATAGTTATATTCACAATCTCGTCGCTGATTTTCATATCGAATTTTTATACACAAATGAAATATCGAGATCTCGAATCAATCGCGAGAGTCGGAGAATTCTTTCGCAAGAAATCATTTTCCGTCACTTGTTCGAAAGACTACGTCGATGAGGCTTCTAAATTTCCGG GCTGCGTTCCGAAGAACTGCGGCCGGTTTGTTATGGATGGTTTAGTTActaaagaagaaataaaaagaCTGGCGAATATCGCTAAAAAAGGACTTGCTCTCGGAGGATCAAGCGGAGGG GCTTCAATAATGGACCTTCATTCCGGGGCATTGTCAAAAGATGATAAATTCGTTGATATTTATAA GTTGatgaaaaccaaaaagaacAAACCGTTCAATGAAGATGATTTACAGTTGTATAA GAGAATTCGTAGTAAAATACAGTTTAATATCGCGGAAGCGTTTGGAATTCCGCACAATAAACTCTACCTGACGAAACCAACTTTCTTTTCTCGAATGACGACTAAGTCGGCGAAAACAATCCACGATGAATATTGGCACGTTCACTCTGATAAG GAAACGTACGGTACATTTCACTATACGTCTCTGCTGTATTTAACTGATTACGATAAAGATTTCACCGGAGGACGTTTTATATTCGTCGATAAATCGAAAAATATCACTATCGAACCTAAAAAGG gTCGTATCTCGTTTTTCACGTCTGGTTCAGAGAATCTGCATCACGTAGAGAAGTTAGAATCAGGAACTCGTTATGCGATCACTGTCGCGTTCACGTGTGATTCTAGTAAAGCTATCGCTGATCCTGTTATGAGATGA